DNA sequence from the Streptomyces sp. MST-110588 genome:
CCTGCTTGTCGCCGGACAGGTACTTGTCCTGGATCTCGGCGGCTTCCTTCTCGTACCCCATGCGCCGCGCGAGCTGGTTGTAGAAGTTCTGCTTGCGGCTGCCCATACCGCCGACGTACAGGGCCGTGTACGGACGGAACATGTCGGCCAGCGCGCGCACGTCCTCCCCGACGGCCAGCGGCAGCGTCGGACAGACGTCGAAGCCGTCCATGGTCTTCCCGGCCTTCTCCCGGCCCGCCCGGATGTGGCGGACCGCCGTCTCCTCCAGGTGGTCGGCGGAGGGGAAGATCAGCAGCGCGCCGTCCGCGATCTCACCGGTCTGCTCCAGGTTCTTGGGGCCGATCGCGGCAATGTAGAGCGGGATGTGTTCGCGCTGGGGGTGAACAGTGAGCTTCAGCGGCTTGCCGGGACCGTCGGGCAGCGGCAGCGTCCAGTGCTGCCCCTGGTAGGACAGCCGCTCGCGGGTCATCGCCCGGCGGACGATCTCCACGTACTCACGGGTCCTGGCCAGCGGCTTGTCGAACTTCACGCCGTACCAGCCCTCGGACACCTGCGGCCCCGAGACGCCCAGGCCCAGCCGGAAGCGCCCGCCGGAGAGCGAGTCCAGGGTGGCCGCGGTCATCGCGGTCATCGCCGGCGTACGGGCCGGGATCTGGAAGATCGCCGAGCCGACGTCGATCCGCTCGGTGTGCGCGGCGACCCACGAAAGCACGGTCGCGGCGTCGGAGCCGTACGCCTCCGCGGCCCAGCAGACCGCGTAGCCGAGCCGGTCCGCCTCCTTCGCCACCGCGAGGTTGTCCGCGTCCATGCCGGCACCCCAGTAGCCGAGATTGATCCCGAGCCTCATGCCGCTCCCCTTACCGATCAGTAACGTCGCTGTCGCGGGGACTCTAGCGCGCGAGGTCGCGGGGCGTCACCGTCAAGTTGTCCACAGGCACCCTTCGCCCGGTGGCCCGGCCACTAATCTCGGGCGCATGGAGCAAAGGCACCTCGGCCGCACCGGCCTGCGCGTGTCCCGCATCGGCCTGGGCACGCTCACCTGGGCCCGGGACACCGACGAGCGTGACGCCGCCGACCAGCTCAAGACGTTCTGGGAGGCCGGCGGCACCCTCGTGGACACCGCGGACGTGTACGCCGACGGGGGCGCCGAATACCTCCTGGGCCGGCTGACCGAGGGGCTGGTCCCACGTCGCGACCTGGTCATCGCCACCAAGGCCGGCAGCGTCCTGGACGCCCGCCGGCGCTGCGACGGCTCCCGCCGCCATCTGCTCTCGGCCCTGGACGCCTCACTGGAGCGGCTGGGCACGGACTACGTCGACCTGTGGCAGCTCCACACCTTCGATCCGTACACACCGCTGGAAGAGACGCTGCAGGCCGTGGACACCGCCGTCGCCAGCGGGCGGGCCCGCTACGCGGGCGTGGCGGACTTCTCCGGGTGGCAGCTCGCCAAGGCCGCCACGTGGCAGCTCGCCGCTCCCGACATACGGACCCGGCTGGCCGGCACCCAGATGGAGTACTCCCTGCTCCAGCGCGGCATCGAGCGCGAGGTGCTGCCCGCCGCCCTCGACCTGGGCATCGGGGTGCTCCCCTGCTCGCCGCTGGGCCGCGGCGTCCTCACCGGCAAGTACCGCCACGCCACCCCCGCCGACTCCCGGGGCGCCTCCGAGGACCTCGCGCCATTCGTCGCCCCGTACCTGGACGAGGCGGCGAGGCGCATCGTGGACGCGGTGGCCATCGCCGCCGACGGCCTCGCCGTCACCCCGCTCCACGTCGCCCTCGCCTGGGTCCGCGACCGGCCGGGAGTCACCGCCCCGATCGTCGGCGCGCGCACGGCGCAGCAGCTCAGAGCCTCGTTGTCAGTGGAGACCCTTAGTCTTCCTGACGAGATCCGCCGGGCGCTGGACGATGTGTCGGCCCCGGTGCACCACTATCCCGATCACGACTGGAGCACGCTGTGAGTACCGACCGCCTCGCCGGCGAAGCCGCGCCCGACCATGAGGCCGGGGCCGGCGTTCCGCAGGACCGGTCCGCGGGCGAGCCGTCCGGCGCTCCGAACGGCACGGCGTCCGGCGCCGCGTCCGGCAGTCCGTCGTCGGCCGACGCCTCGGAGGTCAGCGGGCAGGGCGCGGCGCCGGACGCTTCGCAGGGAGCGGAAGCGGTTTCGCGGGAGACGGCTTCGGCGGGGACGGATTCGGCGGAGACAGATTCGGCGGGGACGGCTCCGGACGGGGAGACGGCTGACGCGACGGGTTCGGGGGAGGCAGCTTCGGACGTGGCGGCTTCGGGAGAGGGACCTTCGGACGTGGCGGCTTCGGGGGAAGCGCCTGACGCGCAGGCTTCCGAGGGGGCGGCTTCGGACGAGGCGGTTCCGGGCCAAGGTGCTCCGGAGCGGGCGGACGGCCAGAAGCCCGGGGCCGGGGCCGGTGCCGCGGCGACGGCGGCGCTGGTCGCCGCGGTACGGGCCGTGGAGCGCGGCGAGCGGTCGGCGGACTCCTTCTTCAACGACCGTGCACGGCCCGCCGCCCGGCGCCCGCGGGACCCCCAGGCCGCGCACGCCGCGCAGGCTCCGCACGCCGCGCAGACCCCGTACCCCCGACAGGCTGCGGACGCCCCGCAGGCTCCGGGCGGCGCCCCGGCGGGCCCCGCGCCGCACACCGTACGGCCGCGCGCGGAGGGCGGCGCTCCGGAGCAGGACCGCCCCGCGCCTCCCGCAGCCACCGGCGCCGGTGCCGCGGGCGCCACCGCCGCGTACGCGACCGGCCCCATGGGACAGGCCCCCGCGCACCCGGACGGGGCGGGGCCGCTGGCACCGGGCATCGACGGCGTACGGCAGGTCCTCGCGGCGGGCGGCGCGCCGGAGTCGCTGGCCGGGAAGACCGCCGAGGTGCTCGGTGAGCGGGCGGCGCAGGCGCTGCGCGAGGACCCCTGGCAGTTGCTGGCCGTGCCCGGCGTGCGTCCTGAACAGGCCGACGGGTTCGCCCGGGCGCTGCTCGGCCCCGCGTGCGGGCCCGCCGACGAGCGGCGCGCGCAGGCGCTGGTCGGCTGGCTGCTGGAGCAGGCCGCGGTGGCGGGCCACTCCGCCCTGGAGGCCCCCGCGTTGCGTGCCGCGCTCGCCCAGCGCTCCGTACCGGACCCGGACCAGGCCCTTCAGCTCGCCATCGCCGACGGCGCCGTACTGGTCTTCCAGGACGCCATCGAGACGCCCTCGGGAGCCCGGCCGGCGGCGCCGGAGGACACCGACGAGGCGGACGAGCCGCCGGTACGGGTCCTGCTCGGGCTGGACCGGTTCGCGATGGCCGAGGAGAGCGTCGCCGACGGCCTCGCACGGCTGCTGAACACCTTCGACGAGGCGGACGCCGGAGCGGCCCCGGCCACCGGGGCCAAGAGCGACGACGGGAGTGACGGTGGCGGAGCCGGGGACACGGCGGCTGACGGCGTCGATGCCGCGCCCGGCACCGCCTCCGGGCCCGCTCGT
Encoded proteins:
- a CDS encoding aldo/keto reductase → MEQRHLGRTGLRVSRIGLGTLTWARDTDERDAADQLKTFWEAGGTLVDTADVYADGGAEYLLGRLTEGLVPRRDLVIATKAGSVLDARRRCDGSRRHLLSALDASLERLGTDYVDLWQLHTFDPYTPLEETLQAVDTAVASGRARYAGVADFSGWQLAKAATWQLAAPDIRTRLAGTQMEYSLLQRGIEREVLPAALDLGIGVLPCSPLGRGVLTGKYRHATPADSRGASEDLAPFVAPYLDEAARRIVDAVAIAADGLAVTPLHVALAWVRDRPGVTAPIVGARTAQQLRASLSVETLSLPDEIRRALDDVSAPVHHYPDHDWSTL
- a CDS encoding LLM class F420-dependent oxidoreductase → MRLGINLGYWGAGMDADNLAVAKEADRLGYAVCWAAEAYGSDAATVLSWVAAHTERIDVGSAIFQIPARTPAMTAMTAATLDSLSGGRFRLGLGVSGPQVSEGWYGVKFDKPLARTREYVEIVRRAMTRERLSYQGQHWTLPLPDGPGKPLKLTVHPQREHIPLYIAAIGPKNLEQTGEIADGALLIFPSADHLEETAVRHIRAGREKAGKTMDGFDVCPTLPLAVGEDVRALADMFRPYTALYVGGMGSRKQNFYNQLARRMGYEKEAAEIQDKYLSGDKQGAAAAIPHELIDSTTLLGPVERIAERMQAYAAAGVNTLTLAPAGLTLEDRLASLRAGTEALERAGLA